One genomic region from Anabaena sp. PCC 7108 encodes:
- a CDS encoding M23 family metallopeptidase, which produces MTQRHKSAHNHLHNLQTEGLKKKRFASTLPAQSLCWLSSISLLGGGFVSAQMETSVDNIVPTNDNSQPAAVAEPVKKATVAPENMEAQPDFVARRARLKTKLNREKVSQSKQPVVISQPKVENSEPEPTVRISKPRVENSEPKATVRISKPKVERVQAEKPQTSANSAPDQAVEFVKPANNSNETASTTARKTKDYNNTLIDPTNYNGTATSNYEAPSSVVVTEHAGGCRAVFSAREIARGACGKKAIDNPRVADSLKKSAPTWLRKSETASLDKVPPTVRQIATKDSPEPRNAVETVASAVNNRSWSNSHIGRSSHTKTAYRSNRFIPQPSEFSTTSVSATPIAPSFGSLPAPMAEGNIAPRPSNVSYEFSLASVLPQIPYSGAVAYRGGGGGMMFPLSVAAPITSLFGWRVHPITGDRRFHAGTDLGAPMGTPVLAAAKGQIETADWVGGYGLAVIINHSSAQQTLYGHMSEVFVRPGQWVEPGTVIGRVGSTGNSTGPHLHFEVRHLTANGWVAVDPGVQLQSGLGNLAQSTGTASAQ; this is translated from the coding sequence ATGACTCAGCGCCATAAATCTGCCCATAACCACTTGCATAATTTGCAGACAGAAGGTTTAAAAAAGAAACGCTTTGCATCCACATTACCAGCCCAAAGTCTCTGCTGGTTGAGCAGCATTAGCCTCCTTGGTGGTGGTTTTGTGTCTGCTCAAATGGAAACATCGGTAGATAACATTGTTCCTACTAATGACAATTCCCAGCCCGCAGCGGTTGCCGAACCAGTCAAAAAAGCTACTGTTGCACCAGAAAACATGGAAGCGCAGCCAGATTTTGTGGCACGTCGAGCCAGACTCAAAACAAAACTTAACCGGGAAAAAGTTTCCCAATCAAAACAACCTGTCGTAATTTCTCAACCCAAAGTAGAGAATTCTGAACCTGAACCTACTGTAAGAATTTCTAAACCCAGAGTAGAGAATTCTGAACCTAAGGCTACTGTCAGAATTTCTAAACCCAAAGTAGAAAGAGTACAGGCTGAAAAACCGCAAACTTCTGCTAATTCAGCACCCGATCAAGCCGTAGAATTTGTTAAACCAGCAAATAACTCAAACGAAACTGCTAGTACCACCGCCAGGAAAACAAAAGATTACAATAACACCCTCATTGACCCCACAAATTACAACGGTACTGCTACAAGTAACTATGAAGCACCCAGTTCTGTAGTAGTCACAGAACACGCTGGGGGCTGTCGAGCGGTTTTCTCAGCACGAGAAATTGCTCGTGGTGCTTGTGGTAAAAAAGCAATTGACAATCCCCGTGTAGCTGATTCTCTCAAAAAATCAGCACCCACTTGGCTGAGAAAAAGTGAAACCGCTAGTTTAGACAAAGTACCACCAACAGTCCGGCAAATAGCAACCAAGGACAGCCCAGAACCTCGAAATGCTGTTGAGACTGTTGCTAGTGCTGTGAATAACAGAAGTTGGAGTAATTCCCACATTGGTCGTAGCAGTCATACAAAAACTGCATATCGCTCCAATCGTTTTATTCCTCAACCAAGCGAATTCAGCACTACAAGCGTGAGTGCTACTCCCATTGCGCCTAGTTTTGGTAGTTTACCTGCACCAATGGCAGAGGGTAACATTGCACCTCGCCCCAGCAATGTGTCTTATGAGTTTTCGCTGGCATCAGTCTTACCACAAATTCCTTATAGTGGTGCTGTTGCTTATCGTGGTGGTGGTGGGGGAATGATGTTTCCCCTATCTGTAGCCGCGCCTATTACTTCTTTGTTTGGCTGGCGGGTTCACCCTATTACAGGGGATAGACGTTTCCACGCTGGTACAGACTTGGGTGCGCCAATGGGAACACCAGTTTTGGCAGCGGCTAAAGGTCAAATCGAAACTGCTGACTGGGTTGGTGGTTATGGTTTAGCAGTAATTATTAATCATAGTTCTGCTCAACAAACTCTCTACGGTCATATGTCAGAAGTCTTTGTTCGTCCCGGTCAATGGGTAGAACCAGGAACTGTCATTGGTCGAGTTGGTAGCACTGGCAACTCTACAGGACCTCACCTCCATTTTGAAGTCCGCCATTTGACAGCAAATGGTTGGGTTGCTGTTGACCCAGGTGTACAATTACAATCTGGACTCGG
- a CDS encoding biotin--[acetyl-CoA-carboxylase] ligase, which produces MEFDQQLLVNTLKAEREYTDLPYSLHIFDSLSSTNQTLWELLAQGEKPGCVVIATQQTAGRGQWGRQWLSPTGGLYLSVGISSKLIAADGYQLTLASAWGIAAQLRKCGVSVGIKWPNDLVLDGRKLGGILTETKVYKGQVTQAVIGVGINWVNPVPQTGINLELWQKSQNRQPIPSLEILTSRVLLGIESGLECLSDEGIGILLSRYLDLLTNIGDQVYVNNNLGTVVGVTPQGNLRLRMATYDTKESITPEISVAPGTISLGYCKSSV; this is translated from the coding sequence GTGGAATTTGATCAGCAACTTTTGGTAAATACTCTGAAAGCAGAGCGTGAGTATACAGATTTACCATATTCTCTACATATTTTTGACAGCTTATCCTCAACTAATCAAACTCTGTGGGAATTACTCGCCCAAGGAGAAAAACCAGGATGTGTCGTTATTGCCACACAACAAACCGCAGGTAGAGGGCAATGGGGTCGTCAGTGGCTATCTCCTACTGGCGGACTATATCTGTCGGTTGGGATTTCTTCTAAACTAATAGCGGCAGATGGATATCAGCTAACTTTAGCCAGTGCTTGGGGAATTGCCGCCCAATTGCGAAAGTGTGGCGTAAGTGTAGGCATAAAATGGCCGAATGATTTAGTATTGGATGGTCGCAAACTAGGCGGCATTTTGACGGAAACCAAAGTCTATAAAGGACAAGTAACTCAAGCAGTAATTGGTGTGGGTATTAACTGGGTAAATCCAGTACCCCAAACCGGCATCAATTTAGAATTGTGGCAAAAGTCCCAAAATAGACAACCAATTCCTAGTCTGGAAATTCTCACCTCCAGAGTTTTGCTGGGAATAGAATCCGGTCTAGAGTGCCTAAGTGACGAAGGAATAGGCATACTATTATCTCGTTATCTTGATTTACTGACAAATATCGGTGATCAGGTGTATGTGAATAATAATTTAGGCACTGTAGTTGGGGTAACACCACAAGGAAATCTCCGTTTAAGAATGGCTACATATGATACGAAGGAATCAATAACACCAGAAATTTCCGTCGCACCCGGTACAATCAGTTTAGGTTACTGTAAATCTTCTGTTTAA
- the pgeF gene encoding peptidoglycan editing factor PgeF: MHTWHWHNWEGLPYLTCNLLELWPHGFFTQQFWPLPPHELTKVLQPDALAYRLQQVHGNTVLTPQEVDIQLSTGENNLALADGLISEQPLQAVWVASADCTPVLIGDVKIGQVAALHAGWRGTAAKIVPQAIQRMQSQGSKLEDLRIAMGPAIAGEVYQVAVEVAAEIGNTIIPHNDPQKIITALHNLPDSPLFADPEPGKVRLDVRRVNALQLEQLGISVEQIAIAPYCTFQTPEHFFSYRREREKKVQWSGIVSASK; encoded by the coding sequence ATGCACACTTGGCACTGGCACAATTGGGAAGGTCTACCCTACCTGACTTGTAATCTATTAGAACTTTGGCCTCATGGTTTCTTTACGCAGCAGTTTTGGCCTCTTCCGCCACATGAGTTAACAAAAGTGCTGCAACCAGACGCTTTAGCTTATCGTTTACAACAAGTACATGGCAATACTGTCCTGACTCCCCAAGAAGTTGATATCCAGTTAAGTACAGGTGAAAATAACTTGGCTTTGGCAGATGGCTTAATCAGTGAGCAACCTTTACAAGCTGTTTGGGTGGCTTCTGCCGATTGTACACCGGTGCTGATTGGAGATGTGAAAATCGGACAGGTGGCAGCTTTACACGCTGGTTGGCGGGGTACGGCAGCAAAGATTGTCCCCCAAGCTATTCAGAGAATGCAATCCCAAGGCAGCAAACTAGAAGATTTGCGAATTGCCATGGGGCCTGCTATCGCCGGCGAAGTTTACCAAGTTGCAGTGGAAGTTGCCGCTGAAATTGGAAACACTATTATACCACATAATGATCCACAAAAAATTATTACTGCTTTACACAATTTACCTGATTCGCCTTTATTTGCAGATCCAGAACCAGGAAAGGTGCGTTTAGATGTGCGTCGGGTGAATGCTTTGCAGTTGGAGCAATTGGGAATTAGTGTAGAACAAATTGCGATCGCACCTTATTGTACTTTCCAAACTCCAGAGCATTTCTTTTCTTATCGACGGGAAAGGGAGAAAAAGGTGCAATGGTCAGGAATTGTGAGTGCAAGTAAATAA